The Lysobacterales bacterium sequence GCGCTGCACCTGTTCGATCGCGCTGCGGTCCAGCACGCCGTGCCCGGAACCGTGCTGCACCTGCACGGCTTCCGGCCGACCGTCGACGCCGATCGTCACCAGCAACAGGACTTCGCCCTGCCAGCCCTTGCGGATGGCTGCGGTCGGATAGCGCGGCGGCGGTGCTTCGAGGTAGGAGGCGGCGCCGATCTGTTCCGGTGTGAAGGCTTCGGAGTCGCCGATTGCGGTTTGCGGCAGGGTTGGCAGCGTGGGCGCGGTGTCGGTCACGAGCTCGGCCAGCGACGCAGCCGGTAGCGGATTCGGGATCGCTGCTGGAAGCGGCGGCGCGCGGTGTGTCGGTGCCGCTGTCGGCTTTGGCGTCTGCAGCGGAACCAGCGGCGCCGGTGGCGGCGGATCGATCGGGCGCTCGCGGATCAGCACTTCGATCGGATCGGCGACCACATTCGGTGCGGTGTCCGGTGCCCGCACCGGAGCGATGAGCAGGGCGAATGCACCAACATGCAGGACCAGGGCAAAGGCCATGGCGCTGGTACGCGCCGGGCTGATGCGGGTTTCGGGAGCGGTGGTGGCAAGTGCTGACATGAGCTTCCCCTCTGAAACCGGAACGGCTCCGGTAGAGCGGGCAACGCGCATGCAGGCGGTTCGGGGTTTGCTGCTTCAGTCCACGGTCGGGAGGATGAAGGCGACGAGTGCCTTGCGCCCTTCGCCGAGCAGCACGTTGTAGGTGCGCGCGGCGGCGGCGTTGTCCATCACTTCGATGCCGATGCGCCGCGTCAGGAAGGCGGCGAACACTTCACGCGCGGGAAATACCTGGCTCGGGCCGGTGCCGAGAATCACCACTGCGGGTTCGAGTGCGAGCAGGGCCTCGCACTCGCCTGCAGACAGCGCTTTCGCGTCGCGCACCGGCCAGTCGAATGCGGCGACGCCGGTGCCCAGCACGAAGCTCGAACGACGTTCGCCGCTGGCCAGCAGGATGCGGTCAGGGCCGACGGCGCGGACATGATCGCCGCCGGGCGCCTCATGACTCAATTGCATGGCCGCGCCTAGTCCTCGTCAGCCTCGCGCTTGCTGCGCTTGGCAGCGAGCGGCTTGTACACCGAGCTTCCGGTCTTGCCGGCGGGCTTGGTCGTCGCTGCCCGGTACGCGGGCTTCGCCGATTTGTACGCCGGCTTGGCGCCAAAATCACGCTTGGGGCGATCGGCTGCGCCGCCCGCCGGACGCGCCGGGCGATCGCCATAGGCGCGCTTGGGTCGGTCGGCGAAGTTGCCGGCGGGACGTGCGGGACGGTCGCCGAAATCGCGCTTGGGACGATCGCTCGCAGCACCCGCGGGACGTGCCGGACGATCGCCATAGGTGCGTTTCGGTCGGTCGGTGAAGGCGCCTGCGGGACGTGCGGGACGGTCGCCGAAATCGCGCTTGGGACGATCGCTCGCACCGCCCGCCGGGCGTGCCGGCCGATCGCCATAGGCGCGCTTGGGCCGGTCGGCGAAATTGCCGGCGGGACGTGCGGGACGGTCACCAAAGTCGCGCGCAGGACGTGCCGCGCGATCGCCGAAGTCGCGCGCAGGACGCGACGGACGATGGGTTGGGCCATCGGCGCGGCCGCCGAAGCTGCGCTCGCGGCGCGGCGCGGTGCCGACGATGTCCTGGGCGCGCGGTGGGCGCTTGCTGAATCCGCCGGCGCCACTGCGCGCGGGCGCCTTCGCGTACTTGCCACCTTCGCGGCGCGGCGGACGCGTATCGGCGGGGTCATGCGGGCGATGCGGGCGCTCGCCATAGCCACCGCCGGCATCATCGCGACGGGCGCGGAACGGGCGCTGGCCATCGCGCGCCGGGCGCGCACCGAAGGCGGACTCGCTCTTCGCCGGCTTTTCCCCCGGCATCAGGATCGTCGGCTTCTTGGCGCGGCGATAGAACGTGGCCGTATGCCCGACCTTCTGGATCAACTCGGACTTGGTATCGCGCACCAGCGACTGGATGATCTCGTCGCGCTCGGCGCGATCCTCGGCGATCACCCGGATCTTCACCAGTTCATGCCGCGACAGCGCGTCGTCGAGTTCGATGCGCACGCCGTCGGACATGCCCTTCTGGCCGATCATCACGACCGGGTTGAGGTCGTGCGCGAGGCCGCGCAGGAAGCGGATCTGGGTTGCGTCGAGTGCCACGGGCACACCTTCAGGAAAGAAAACGGGCGCGAGGGTATCATGCGCGGCCCTGAATCCCTCCCCGAATCGCCCGTGACGCGCAGCAAGTCCAGTCAGCGCTGGCTCAAGGAACACTTCTCCGATCCGTTCGTGAAACGCGCCCAGTCCGAGGGCCTGCGTTCGCGCGCGGCGTACAAGCTCGAAGAACTGATCGAACGCGACCGCATCCTCGCGCCGGGCATGGTCGTGGTCGATCTTGGCGCCGCGCCCGGCGGTTGGTCGCAGATGGTGCGTCGCGCGCTCGGTCGCAATGGCGACGTGATCGCACTCGACATCCTCGACATGCCCAGCATCCCCGGCGTCGAGTTCCTGCAGGGCGACTTCCGTGAAGAGTCCGTGTTGACCGTGTTCGAGGCGATGGTCGGCGGGCGCGCGGTTGATCTTGTCTTGTCCGACATGGCCCCCAATATGAGCGGCGTGGAGTCGGTCGATCAGGCGCGCTCGATGCATCTGTGCGAACTGGCGCGCGACTTCGCCGAGCAGCATCTCAAGTCCGGTGGCACCTTCCTGGTGAAAGTGTTTCAGGGTGTGGGCTTTGATGATTACGTGCGGGACTTGCGCAAGCGTTACACCAAGGTAACGATGCGCAAGCCGAAGGCCTCGCGGGCACGCAGCCCGGAGGTGTACGCGCTCTGCACCGGATTCCGTTCCGGCGCAGCGAAATGACGACAGGAGCGAGACCGTGTTGAACGATTGGGCCAAACAACTGCTGCTGTGGATCGTCATCGCGGTCGTGCTGCTTTCCGTGTTTCAGAGCCTCAGCCAGAACACCGCCACGCGCGGTGAGCTGGCGTATTCCGAATTCCTGGCCGAGGTGCGCAACGATGGCGTCGCCAAGGTCACCATTTCCGAAGATGGCAGCAGCATCAGCGGCGAGCGCAAGGGTGGCGACAAGTTCACCACGACCGCCCCGGTGCGCGACTTCGGCATGTTCGCCGACCTGATCAAGCACAAGGTCGAGATCGTGCAGAAGCCGGTGCCGAAGGAGAACATGATTCTCGGGTTCCTGTTGAACGCCTTGCCGTTCCTGCTGTTCATCGGCGTGCTGTTCTATTTCATGCGCCAGATGCAGGCCGGCGGTGGTGGTCGCGGCGCGATGACGTTCGGGCGTTCGCGTGCGCGGCTGCAGGGCGAGGACCAGGTCAAGATCACCTTCGCCGACGTCGCCGGTGTTGACGAGGCCAAGGAAGAGGTCAAGGAACTGGTCGAGTTCCTGCGTGACCCCGGCAAGTTCCAGCGCCTCGGCGGCCGCATTCCGCGCGGTGTACTCATGGTCGGCTCGCCCGGCACCGGCAAGACCCTGCTGGCCAAGGCGATCGCCGGCGAGGCCAAGGTGCCGTTCTTCACCATTTCCGGTTCCGACTTCGTCGAGATGTTCGTCGGTGTCGGCGCGAGCCGCGTACGCGACATGTTCGAGCAGGCCAAGAAGCACGCGCCCTGCATCATCTTCATCGACGAGATCGACGCGGTCGGCCGCCATCGCGGCGCCGGGCTTGGCGGCGGTCATGACGAGCGCGAGCAGACGCTGAACCAGTTGCTGGTCGAGATGGACGGCTTCGAGGGCAACGAGGGCATCATCGTGATCGCCGCGACCAACCGCCCCGACGTGCTCGATCCGGCGCTGCTGCGACCGGGTCGTTTCGATCGTCAGGTGGTGGTGAACTTGCCGGACGTGAAGGGGCGCGAGCAGATCGTCAAGGTGCACATGCGCAAGGTGCCGTTGGCCGACGACGTGAATCCGACGCAGATCGCGCGCGGCACGCCGGGCTTTTCCGGTGCCGATCTCGCCAACCTGGTGAACGAGGCAGCGTTGTTCGCCGCGCGCGAGAACGCCAAGAACGTGCGCATGGAGCACTTCGAGAAGGCCAAGGACAAGATCCTGATGGGCGCCGAACGCAAGTCCATGGTCATGAGCGAGCAGGAGAAGCGCAATACCGCGTACCACGAAGCCGGCCACGCCATCGTCGGCCGGCTGGTGCCCGACCATGACCCGGTCTACAAGGTCACCATCATCCCGCGCGGGCGCGCGCTGGGGCTGACCATGTACCTGCCCGAGGGCGACCGCTACAGTTACGACAAGGTCAACATCGAGAGCCGGCTGTGTTCGCTGTATGGCGGCCGCGTCGCCGAGGAGTTGATCTTCGGCAGCGAGCACGTCACCACCGGCGCCTCCAACGACATCGAACGCGCGACCAAGATGGCGCGCAACATGGTCACCAAATGGGGCTTGTCGACCGAGATGGGACCGATTGCCTACGCCGAGCAAGACGAGGAGGTGTTCCTCGGGCGCTCGGTAACGCAGACCAAGAACGTCTCCGACGACACCGCAGCCAAGATCGACGAAGTGGTGCGCAGCATCCTCGATCGCGCCTACCAGCGCACTACCGAGTTGCTGGCGGCCAACCTCGACAAGCTGCATGTGATGGCGGCGGCACTGCTCGAGTACGAGACCATCGACATCGAGCAGATCGACGCGATCATGGAAGGGCGCAAGCCCGGCCCGCCGCGCGACTGGGGCAAGAGCGACGACAGCACGCCCGACGTGCCCGCGCCCGGTCCGGTCGCAGGCACCCCGGCGCCGCAGGCCTGAGCCACCGCCTGTTTCGAGTGAAAACCCGCCGCAAGGCGGGTTTTCACTTTCAAGGCCTGCGAAATTTCGCAGACGATTTCCGGATTTCGACCGAGGCGCGCTGCCTGGGACTTCCGCAGAATGCCGGCACGCCCCGAGCCGCAGCGTGCCTGGGGATGTTCCTGACTCAAGGAGTGTCGGCATGAACCTGATCCAGTCCCTGTTGTTCGCGCTGCTGTTCGCCATCGCCACGCCGGCCGTGTCTGCGGAGTCGGTCAACATCAACACCGCCAGCGTCGAGCAGCTGACCGCGCTCGACGGCATCGGCGAGGTCAAGGCGCGCGCTATCGTCGAGCATCGCGAGGCCAACGGCCGCTTTCGTTCCGTGGAGCAACTGGAAGACGTCAAGGGCGTGGGTCCCAAGACCGTCCAGAAGAACCGCGATCGCATCCGCATCGACGGTGCGCCATAGTGTGCCAACGCTGGAGAGCCATTCATGGCGATTTCTGACAACGAGTTCGATGCCGCGAGCCGACGCGGCGAAGCGCGGCGCGCAGCATTTCCGCACGCGCTGTCGGTGCGCTTCGATCGGCGCACGGCCCGGGTGATTGTCGAATTGGCCACGGGTGTCCAGATCGGCTTTCGTGCCGAGTTGGTCGAGGGATTGGCGGGCGCGTCTGCGAGCGAACTGTCGGCAGCCGAGATATCGCCGTCGGGGCTTGGGCTGCACTTCCCTGCGCTAGACGCAGACATCGATCTGCCGGCGCTGCTCCAGGGAGTGCTGGGCAGCAAACGCTGGGTTGCCTCCGAGGCCGGCAAGATCGGCGGCAAGGCCACTACCCAACGCAAGGTCGCTGCCGCGCGTCGCAATGGGAAATTAGGTGGGCGGCCGCGGAAGCGCGTCGCTTGAGACGCATCTTCGACGGCGCGCCGTGATCCCTGTGGCTTCAGTCGCCGCAGTCGCGGCCGAGCACTCGCGCCAGTTGCACTAGTTCCAAGGAGCCGCTGCCGAGTCGCGGCTCGTTGAATTGCCAGTCGATCCGGGCCGTAGCCGCGCCGGTGGTGGTGTAGCGCAAATTGCCGACAGCGATCCGGCGCACATCGTCGGGGTCGAATGCACTGCCGAAGCCGGTGCCTTCGGTGCGGTACATGGACAGATCGGCGTGGTCACCGACGATTTCGCCGGTGCCGACCAGCCACAGCGGCGCGCCGTCGAGGTGCACGTACCAAGCGGCTGCGAGCAGGCGTTGCGTGCCCACGGCGTGGATGTCGATCGATAGTCCGTGGCCGCTCTGCGCCGGCTGGTACCAGCTGCCGATGTGGCAGGCGGCGATGCCGTCGTGGCCATCGCGACCGTCGTCGGCGATGCTGGCGGCGAGACGCTGCAGCGGCATGTTGCCGGAGGTGAAACCGGGTCGCGTTGTGGTCCAGGTCGCTTTGCCGACGCTGGCCGAGGAGAAACGGAGTTCGAGTTCACCGAACGCATCGATCTGCACGTCGCCGGCAGCGAAGCGTGGCGGGAAGTCGGCACCGCGGGCGGTGTGCAGGGTCATCTGCACACGGTCGCCATCGGCCGGGCCAGTGCCGAACAGCCATAGCGGCTGGCCGTCGGCATAGGTGTACCAGGCGGCGCTGACCTGCAACACGCCGTCGACCAGAATCGGTTCGAGCACGAAGCCCTGGCCGCTCTGTGCCGGGTCGTAGAACGATCCGGACAGATTGGCACCGATGCGATAGCTGGCGGTGCCATCGAGCTGTGCGAGGGGCACGCGCCAGATGCCGCGGCCGTAGGTGAAGGCGTACAGCCAGGCCGGTTCGCTGCCGCTGGCCGGGCGGACCACCAGGTGTTCGGTGATGGCGCTGGCGAAGCCGGTGTGCTCGACCGACCAGTGCTCGCCTGCGTCGACCGAGGCGAACACGCCGATGTCGCTGCCGAGGAACAATCGCTGCGGATCGCCGGGGTCGATGGCGATGCTGTGCACTGGTACGTCGGGCAGACGGCCATCGCCACTGCCATCGAGCGCGCTCCAGGTTGCGCCGCCGTCGCGACTGCGCCAGACATGGGCACCGCCGCCGAGGGTCGAGTAGGTGGCATAGGCCGTTCGCGGATCATCCGCGGCGAAGGCCAGTGACGACACCCATCCGGGGCGGGGCGCCGTCGAGGGCCAGGTCGTGGTGTTGGCGCTGGCCAGGGCGTTGTCGCTGCGGTAGATGCGGTCGAGGTTGCCGAGCAGCATGCGGTTGCTGTCGCCGGGTGCGATCGCGAACGCGCTGATGCGGTCGGAGAACGTGGTGCCGACGCGCGCGCTCGCGGCGCGCCACTGGCCGCCGCGGTTGTCGCTGCGCCACAGACGCATGCCGGCGGCCCAGAGACGATCGGGCGCGTTGCGGTCGAGCTGCCAGGGCATGATGAAGTGGACACTGTCGGAGATCCCGCTGGTCGCCTGCACGTGCGTGGCGCCGCCGTTTTCCGAGCGCGCGATGGTAACGCCCTGGTAACTGGTGTAGATGCGTTCGTTGCTGCGCGGGTCAATCGCGCTCTGGCCGCCGTCGCCGCCACGCACGTGCGCCCAGCTGCAGCCGTTCGAACCGCAGCGGCCGCGCCAGGTGCCGTTGTCCTGCAGGCCACCGAGCACCATCGCGCCATCGGCGCTGACCGAACCGGCATAGAACTGGGTGGTGCCAAGGCCGTTCACCCGGGCCTGCCATTGCATGGTCCCTGCGGCGGGGGCGCAGGCGGCCTGGGCACCGCGCGTGGTCGGTGCGAGGTCGTTCGCGGTCATGGCCACGCCACCGTCACCGAGCACGAACAGCTCGCGGCGATCCGGGCCGTAGTCGGGCGCATGCACGATCCGGTGCAGGTCGGCGTGCAGGCCTTCGGGCTGTGATTCGTCGAGCCAGTGGTAGCTGGCCTTGCCGAAGCTGCGACCGCCGTCGTCGGAACGGTACAGCTCCATGCCGCCGACGAACACGACATCGGCGTTCTCCGGATGCACCGCGAGCGCCTGGTTGTACCAGCCGGCGGAATACACCCAGACCGAGCCGAAGCCGCAACGCGGCGCATCGAAGCCGTCGGCGTAGCTGAGCAGGTAGGTCGAGAGTGCGTCGGGGCTGTCGTTGCGCAGGCGCGCGCTGAAGGTGCGGCCGCCATCCTCGGAGCGAAACAGCGCGTGCAGACCGTTGTCGTAGTCGCCGTAGCCATCACCGGTGCGATCGAAACCGGCAACGATGCTTGAGGACAATGCGTAGACCACGTTCGGATTGGAACGCGCCACTTCCAGGCTGGTACGACCCATGCCGGTTTCGCTCAGCACGGTCTGCCAGGTGCCGTTGCCGCCCGCGTCGTCATTGCGGAACACCGCGCCGGGGCACGGACCGCTGCAGGCCGGCGGCAGCACGCTGCCCGGCTGGTAGTAGCGGTCGTCGAGCGAGCGCGAGGCACAGGCCGCGAGCAGCACGTCGCGCCCATCGACCGGCAGCGCGAGCAAATCGGTGCAGCCCTCGTAGCTCGCCTCGCCGGCCGCGTTCGCCGGGCGCAGTATGTGCTGCCAGGTGGCGCCGGAATCGGGCGAGCGCCACAGGCCGCTGTTGGTCGCCGCATAGACGCGACGCGGATCGATGCGGCTGACGACCAGGTCGGAGACGTAGCGGAAATCGTCGCTGGCGGTGGCGAGCAGTTGCAGAAAGCTGCGGCCACCGTCGCGCGAGCGCAGGATGCCGGCGCCGCTCATGGCGGCGTAGGGGATGGCGTTGTTGCGGTACAGCTCGCCGGTGCCGGCGTAGATCACGTCCGGATTGCCAGGCTCGAAGGCGAGTGCGCCGATGTTGAGGTTGACCGCGTCGTCGCTGATCGCCTGCCAATGCAGCCCACGGTCCGTGCTCTCCCAGATACCGCCGGAGACACCGCCGGCGAGCAGCCGCTCCGGGTTGCGCGGATCGAACAGCAGCGTGCGCATGCGCCCGGCCACGCCCTGCGGGCCGATCCACTCCCATCCGCCCGATGTCTTGCCGATTCCGCTCGCGTTGCGATGCTTGGGCAGATCGCGCAGCTCGTTCGCGGTAGCCGACCGGCAGCGTGCGCGCTCCGCTCGGCAGGCGCCGGGCCAACGCATGCGCGGCCGC is a genomic window containing:
- a CDS encoding energy transducer TonB, producing the protein MSALATTAPETRISPARTSAMAFALVLHVGAFALLIAPVRAPDTAPNVVADPIEVLIRERPIDPPPPAPLVPLQTPKPTAAPTHRAPPLPAAIPNPLPAASLAELVTDTAPTLPTLPQTAIGDSEAFTPEQIGAASYLEAPPPRYPTAAIRKGWQGEVLLLVTIGVDGRPEAVQVQHGSGHGVLDRSAIEQVQRRWRFRPSIENGLPVRSRALVPIYFSLAQG
- a CDS encoding YhbY family RNA-binding protein; this encodes MALDATQIRFLRGLAHDLNPVVMIGQKGMSDGVRIELDDALSRHELVKIRVIAEDRAERDEIIQSLVRDTKSELIQKVGHTATFYRRAKKPTILMPGEKPAKSESAFGARPARDGQRPFRARRDDAGGGYGERPHRPHDPADTRPPRREGGKYAKAPARSGAGGFSKRPPRAQDIVGTAPRRERSFGGRADGPTHRPSRPARDFGDRAARPARDFGDRPARPAGNFADRPKRAYGDRPARPAGGASDRPKRDFGDRPARPAGAFTDRPKRTYGDRPARPAGAASDRPKRDFGDRPARPAGNFADRPKRAYGDRPARPAGGAADRPKRDFGAKPAYKSAKPAYRAATTKPAGKTGSSVYKPLAAKRSKREADED
- the rlmE gene encoding 23S rRNA (uridine(2552)-2'-O)-methyltransferase RlmE — its product is MRGPESLPESPVTRSKSSQRWLKEHFSDPFVKRAQSEGLRSRAAYKLEELIERDRILAPGMVVVDLGAAPGGWSQMVRRALGRNGDVIALDILDMPSIPGVEFLQGDFREESVLTVFEAMVGGRAVDLVLSDMAPNMSGVESVDQARSMHLCELARDFAEQHLKSGGTFLVKVFQGVGFDDYVRDLRKRYTKVTMRKPKASRARSPEVYALCTGFRSGAAK
- the ftsH gene encoding ATP-dependent zinc metalloprotease FtsH, giving the protein MNDWAKQLLLWIVIAVVLLSVFQSLSQNTATRGELAYSEFLAEVRNDGVAKVTISEDGSSISGERKGGDKFTTTAPVRDFGMFADLIKHKVEIVQKPVPKENMILGFLLNALPFLLFIGVLFYFMRQMQAGGGGRGAMTFGRSRARLQGEDQVKITFADVAGVDEAKEEVKELVEFLRDPGKFQRLGGRIPRGVLMVGSPGTGKTLLAKAIAGEAKVPFFTISGSDFVEMFVGVGASRVRDMFEQAKKHAPCIIFIDEIDAVGRHRGAGLGGGHDEREQTLNQLLVEMDGFEGNEGIIVIAATNRPDVLDPALLRPGRFDRQVVVNLPDVKGREQIVKVHMRKVPLADDVNPTQIARGTPGFSGADLANLVNEAALFAARENAKNVRMEHFEKAKDKILMGAERKSMVMSEQEKRNTAYHEAGHAIVGRLVPDHDPVYKVTIIPRGRALGLTMYLPEGDRYSYDKVNIESRLCSLYGGRVAEELIFGSEHVTTGASNDIERATKMARNMVTKWGLSTEMGPIAYAEQDEEVFLGRSVTQTKNVSDDTAAKIDEVVRSILDRAYQRTTELLAANLDKLHVMAAALLEYETIDIEQIDAIMEGRKPGPPRDWGKSDDSTPDVPAPGPVAGTPAPQA
- a CDS encoding helix-hairpin-helix domain-containing protein yields the protein MNLIQSLLFALLFAIATPAVSAESVNINTASVEQLTALDGIGEVKARAIVEHREANGRFRSVEQLEDVKGVGPKTVQKNRDRIRIDGAP
- a CDS encoding DUF2442 domain-containing protein; this encodes MAISDNEFDAASRRGEARRAAFPHALSVRFDRRTARVIVELATGVQIGFRAELVEGLAGASASELSAAEISPSGLGLHFPALDADIDLPALLQGVLGSKRWVASEAGKIGGKATTQRKVAAARRNGKLGGRPRKRVA